CGCCATAGCTCACCCATCCCGGCCAGCCGGCGCGGAATGAGCCCCAGTCCGCTGCGCGCACGGCGGCTGGGCAGCGGCAGGCTGCCAGCGGGACGCGCATCGCGCGCGAACATTTCCCAGTCGATGTCGTCAGGCGCACGGTTGAGGTCGATCATCGCGCGCGGCGCGTGGGCCAGAAGCAGGCTCGCGCCCGTAGCCGCGGCCACCCCCTGCGCCAGCTTGTCGACGTAGCGATCCTCCAGCCGCAGGGCCACACTGCTGCCATGACGCAATTGCCGAACCAGCGATTGCGGATAGGCCCGCCCGGCATGCGGCGCTGCAATCAACACCGGAATTGCCGAGGTCTCCTTCGCGTCCAGTACATAGGCGGCAACGCCGGGAGCACCAGGAATCCACCCGCCCTGCTCCTGTTGCGACTCGCTCTCATTCGGCATATCGGTCATGGGACGACGCTGTGCGTTTCGCGCAATTTAGTCAAAGCGTCCCGCTCTCGGTCACTGCCAAATCCGGACGAGAATTTTAACCGGTGAGGCGCTATGGCGAGTCCCAGAACGACACGCGCCCCGAAGCGACGCGTCGCACCCTCGCACAAACACTACGAAACTGGACATATCGCGATGATCCGCATCCTTCTCGCCGAAGACGACGACGCCATGCGCACTTACCTGGCGCGGGCACTGCAGAATGCAGGGTACAGCGTCGTTGCGGTGGACCGGGGTACTGCAGCGATCCCGCACCTCAAGAACGACGATTTCGATCTGCTGCTCTCGGACATCGTCATGCCCGAGATGGACGGCATCGAACTCGCCCAGAAATGCGCAGAGATTTCGCCGACGACAAAGGTGATGTTCATCACCGGATTCGCCGCCGTCACCCTGCGCGCCAGCCGCGAGGCACCCCAGGCCAAGGTGCTGTCCAAGCCCTTCCACCTGCGCGACATCGTGATGGAAGTGCAGCGTATATTCGGCCTGACCGAGCACGCCACTCTTTAAGTCAAAAAATCTTCATGAAGCCCCTTGCCACGGTAATGAACCGCAGCTAGAGGGCCAGTCCTCCAGCGGGGACACTCACCGGAGACGCCGAATTGGAATGGGCGTATAGCTCAGTGGTAGAGCACTATGTTGACATCGTAGGGGTCGCAAGTTCAATCCTTGCTACGCCCACCATTCCTTGAAAACCCGCCGTGAAAACGGCGGGTTTTCTGCTTTTCGGCTCCAGCTCTTCGCAAGTACCGCCCGCTCCGGCGCAACGACCCTGCGATTAGTGACAGGCTGGACGGCTAAACCCGGCCTGTGCCGCCGATTAGTGCCCAGCACCGGCCTTGCCATGCGGGCCGACGCTGCCTAGAGACTGCCCCAATTCTCACCCCAGGGGAGTCCCTTTAGAATGGCAAAGATCAAGGTTACGAACCCCGTCGTCGAGATGGACGGCGATGAAATGACCCGCATCATCTGGCAGTGGATCCGCGAGCGTCTGATCCTCCCCTACCTCGACATCGACCTCAAGTACTACGACCTCTCGGTCGAGAAGCGTGACGAGACCGGTGACCAGATCACCATCGACGCCGCCAACGCGACCAAGGAATTCGGCGTCGCCGTCAAGTGCGCCACCATCACCCCCGACGAAGCCCGTGTTGAGGAATTCAGCCTCAAGAAGATGTGGAAGTCGCCCAACGGCACCATCCGCAACATCCTCGGCGGCGTGGTCTTCCGCGAGCCTATCGTGATCTCGAACGTGCCCCGCCTGGTTCCGGGCTGGACCGACCCGATCGTGGTCGGCCGTCACGCTTTCGGCGACCAGTACAAGGCCACCGACACCCTGATCCCCGGCCCGGGCAAGCTGCGCCTGATCTGGGACGGCGAGAACGGCGAGAAGATCGACCTCGACGTGTTCGACTTTCCGGCTCCGGGCGTCGCCATGGCGATGTACAACCTCGACGAATCGATCCGCGACTTCGCACGCGCCTCGTTCAACTACGGCCTCAACCTCGGCTGGCCGGTGTACCTGTCGACCAAGAACACCATCCTCAAGGCCTATGACGGCCGCTTCAAGGACCTGTTCCAGGAAGTGTTCGACGCCGAAGGCTTCGCCGAGAAGTTCAAGGCTGCCGGCATCGTCTACGAGCACCGCCTGATCGACGACATGGTCGCCTCGGCGCTCAAGTGGTCGGGCAAGTTCGTCTGGGCCTGCAAGAACTACGACGGCGACGTGCAGTCGGACACCGTGGCACAGGGCTTCGGCTCGCTGGGCCTGATGACCTCGGTCCTGCTCTCGCCCGACGGCAAGACCGTCGAAGCGGAAGCCGCGCACGGCACCGTGACCCGTCACTATCGCCAGCACCAGCAGGGCAAGGCGACCTCGACCAACCCGATCGCGTCGATCTTCGCCTGGACGCGCGGCCTGATCTATCGCGGCAAGTTTGACAACACGCCTGACGTGGTGCGCTTCGCCGAGACGATCGAGCGCATCTGCATCGAAACCGTCGAGAGCGGCAAGATGACCAAGGACCTCGCGCTGCTCATCGGCCCCGACCAGAGCTGGATGACCACCGAGCAGTTCTTCGAAGCCGTCGTCGAGAACCTCGACGCGGAAATGCTCAACTGGGCATGATCCCGTTTCGGCCGGTGGCATAAACCACCGGCCGACCGACACACTAAAAAGCCCGCCGACTCTGATGAGTCGGCGGGCTTTTTACTGACCTTGCTTCCTCCTCCGAACGTGTCTCGGAGAAGTAGCAGCCCTCACTCGGCCCAGGCTTCCTCGCCTTCCAGCTTGGTGCGGTGCATCATGCGCCCGCAGTCCGGATCGTAGGCCTCGGCGCGGTGCATGGTCCCGGTGTTGTCCCAGATCACCAGATCACCCACCGACCACTCGTGGCTGTAAGTGAAGTCCGGGCTGGTCGCCCATTCGCGCAGGCCGTGAATGATCCGGGCACTCTCGCCGTAATCGACGTCGATCACATGATGGCATGTGCACCCCAGCACCAGCGACTTGCGGCCCGAGGCATGCTTCCACACCAGCGGCAGCACTTTCTCGCCGATGCTCTGCATGATCTTCAGCTTCGCCAGGCTGGGCTCGGCCTCATAGTAGAACAGCGAGGCCCAGGGCCCGTGCAATACGCGCATGTCGTCATAGCGCGCCTTGTCCTCATCCGAGAGCGCGTCGTAGGCAGCGTAGGTGTTCGAGAAGCCGGTGTTCCCCGTTCCCTTGGGACTGGGCACCTTGCACGAAAGCAGCGAGGCCAGGATCGGCACTTCGTTGCGGGTGCCGTCGATGTGCCAGTAGAGCGAACCCTTGAGATATTCAGCGCTGCTGGGGTTTTCCTTCACGTCGAGCGTGATCTTGGACGGCGAACCGTCAGCATTTTCCGAGGCATATTCGCCGAGCGTCTTGGTGAAAGCGATCTGCTCCTCGTCGGAGAAGTTGATCTGCGGGAAGACCAGCACCCCGCGCGCTTCCAGTTCCTCCCGGATCAGGGCGGCGAATTCGCCGGACAGCAGCTCTTCCTTGGAATTGAGGATACGGCTGCCGATCTTCGGCTTGACGTGTTCGACCTTGAACTCAGTCGTAGTTGCGACCGACATGATGATATCTCCCGAAGTTTAGGCTGCGAGAACGCTGTTACCGCGTCTGCGCCCAAAGCTCCGCAAGCGTCAAGCGGACTGGCCCGGCAAGACCAAGTCAGCGCCGATGCGGTATGTCAGCCGGGTGCGGCGGACCGGATCAGTCTTTCGTGCCAGGTCGGTCCCCGGCGGATGCCAGCTTTTCCAGCCACATCTCGACGATACGCGTGGCCTCGGCGTGGCCGGTGCTTACGCCCAGCCCCTCCTCCATCACGATGGCCCGGCCGATCCCGGCCAGAATGAGGCTGAGGCCCGCCGCGTCGAAACCTTCGAGACGGTCGATCCGGTCGCCCAGGATGCGCTTGAAAATGTCGACCTGACGCGCCCGCATTTCCTCGCTGTGCTGCGCCATATAGTCGCGCACGGCGGGGCGGTGGTTGGCCATCGCCATGAATTCGAGCGCCATGGCGGTGCGACTGGTGTCCACGAAGAACTTCCAGAGCGCCCGCAGCGGATCTTCGGACGCCAGCGCTTCCTCGATCATCCGGTCGCTCTGCGCCGCGCCAAGCCGCGAGACTTCGACCAGCAGGTCGTCAGTGGTCGGGAAATAGTAATGCACCAGCGAGGGCTTGAGCCCGGCGTGCGCGGCCACCCGGCGGGTGCTGACCGAGGCATAGCCCTCGTCCCGGATCAACTGGTTAGTCGCCTCGACGATAAGCGCCCGCGTCGCGGACGTCTCTGCTCCGACCCTGCGCGCTGCGCCTGCCATTGTAATTCCCTTCGCGGGTCGGCCTAGGGGCGGGAGAATGCAAGATCAACCGCGAAGGACCGATTGACATTTGTTCCCTTTTTGTTCAATCTCGACTCATGGACGCAATCAAGGGCAGAGGCGCGGTTACGGGAGCGGCAAGCGCGCGCTTCAACCTTCACGCGCGCGAAGCGGACGGCGACTGGCTCGACGACGCCGAGGCCGTCGACGGCCCTGCCCGCCATCCAGCAACCACCGTGACCGAGGAACATCCGCGTTCGATTCTCTCGTTCAACAAGTCCCCCGACATACCGTTCGGCCGCTCGGTCAACGCTTATCGCGGATGTGAACACGGCTGCATTTACTGCTTCGCCCGGCCCAGCCACGCCTATCACGATCTCTCCCCCGGCCTCGATTTCGAAACAAAACTGTTCGCCAAGCCCGCCGCCGCCAGACTGCTGCGCGAAACCTTGGCCAAGCGTGGCTACAACCCCGCGCCGATCGCGATGGGCACCAATACCGACCCTTACCAGCCGATCGAAAACACCTACCGCATCACCCGCGAGGTACTCGAACTGTGCCTTGAAACGCGCCACCCGGTGACGATCACAACCAAGTCCGACCGGGTGCTGCGCGACCTCGACCTGCTGGTGGAACTGGCCCAGCGCAATCTGGTCAGCGTGGGCATTTCGGTGACCAGCCTCGATCCCAAGCTCTCGCAATTGCTGGAACCGCGCGCCTCATCCCCGGCCAAGCGCATGGCGGCGCTGGGGCGGCTGGCCGAAGCGGGCGTCCCTGCGCATGTTTCGGTTGCGCCGGTGATCCCGGCGATCACCGACAGTTTCATGGAAGCGATCCTGGAAGAATCGGCGGCGCGCGGCATCCATGCCGCGACGTGGATCATGGTCCGCCTGCCGCATGAGGTCGCGCCCCTGTTCCGCGAATGGCTGACAGCCCATTTCCCAAGCCGCGCCGACAAGGTCATGGCAACGATCCGCTCGATGCGCGGCGGACGCGACAACGATCCCGATTTCTTCACCCGCATGAAACCCAAGGGCGTCTGGGCCGAACTGTTCCGCAGCCGCTTCCGCCTCGCCGCCACGCGGCTTGGCATCACCGGGCCCGGAAACGTGCTGGACTGTGCGCAGTTTCGCCGCCCGGCGCTGGACGGTCAACTTTCGCTCCTGTGACGCTGCGCTGTTACCGCGATACCCCACGTCTGTTCGTTTGCAACCGCATCGCCGCACGCGCGTTCCGTTGGCAATGAGATAACGGACAGGAGCCCAGATATGGCCGACGAAACCTTCGAAACCGCGCGCCAGGCGGAAGCCCCCGCTACGCATACCACGATCATCCATGAAGCACCGCGCTCCAGCAGCGGGATCGGTATCATCATGGCGCTGATCCTGCTCGTCGTCGTCGTGGGCGGGATCTATCTCTTCAGCAAGACCTCAAGCGAAAGCGTCCGTGACAACGCCATCGCCGAAGCGGCGAGCGATGTCGGCAATGCCGCCACCAAGGTCGGCAATGCCGCCGAGAACGCGGTGAAC
The DNA window shown above is from Novosphingobium sp. P6W and carries:
- the cpdR gene encoding cell cycle two-component system response regulator CpdR produces the protein MIRILLAEDDDAMRTYLARALQNAGYSVVAVDRGTAAIPHLKNDDFDLLLSDIVMPEMDGIELAQKCAEISPTTKVMFITGFAAVTLRASREAPQAKVLSKPFHLRDIVMEVQRIFGLTEHATL
- a CDS encoding NADP-dependent isocitrate dehydrogenase, producing MAKIKVTNPVVEMDGDEMTRIIWQWIRERLILPYLDIDLKYYDLSVEKRDETGDQITIDAANATKEFGVAVKCATITPDEARVEEFSLKKMWKSPNGTIRNILGGVVFREPIVISNVPRLVPGWTDPIVVGRHAFGDQYKATDTLIPGPGKLRLIWDGENGEKIDLDVFDFPAPGVAMAMYNLDESIRDFARASFNYGLNLGWPVYLSTKNTILKAYDGRFKDLFQEVFDAEGFAEKFKAAGIVYEHRLIDDMVASALKWSGKFVWACKNYDGDVQSDTVAQGFGSLGLMTSVLLSPDGKTVEAEAAHGTVTRHYRQHQQGKATSTNPIASIFAWTRGLIYRGKFDNTPDVVRFAETIERICIETVESGKMTKDLALLIGPDQSWMTTEQFFEAVVENLDAEMLNWA
- a CDS encoding TauD/TfdA family dioxygenase, with product MSVATTTEFKVEHVKPKIGSRILNSKEELLSGEFAALIREELEARGVLVFPQINFSDEEQIAFTKTLGEYASENADGSPSKITLDVKENPSSAEYLKGSLYWHIDGTRNEVPILASLLSCKVPSPKGTGNTGFSNTYAAYDALSDEDKARYDDMRVLHGPWASLFYYEAEPSLAKLKIMQSIGEKVLPLVWKHASGRKSLVLGCTCHHVIDVDYGESARIIHGLREWATSPDFTYSHEWSVGDLVIWDNTGTMHRAEAYDPDCGRMMHRTKLEGEEAWAE
- a CDS encoding TetR/AcrR family transcriptional regulator; amino-acid sequence: MAGAARRVGAETSATRALIVEATNQLIRDEGYASVSTRRVAAHAGLKPSLVHYYFPTTDDLLVEVSRLGAAQSDRMIEEALASEDPLRALWKFFVDTSRTAMALEFMAMANHRPAVRDYMAQHSEEMRARQVDIFKRILGDRIDRLEGFDAAGLSLILAGIGRAIVMEEGLGVSTGHAEATRIVEMWLEKLASAGDRPGTKD
- a CDS encoding PA0069 family radical SAM protein, which gives rise to MDAIKGRGAVTGAASARFNLHAREADGDWLDDAEAVDGPARHPATTVTEEHPRSILSFNKSPDIPFGRSVNAYRGCEHGCIYCFARPSHAYHDLSPGLDFETKLFAKPAAARLLRETLAKRGYNPAPIAMGTNTDPYQPIENTYRITREVLELCLETRHPVTITTKSDRVLRDLDLLVELAQRNLVSVGISVTSLDPKLSQLLEPRASSPAKRMAALGRLAEAGVPAHVSVAPVIPAITDSFMEAILEESAARGIHAATWIMVRLPHEVAPLFREWLTAHFPSRADKVMATIRSMRGGRDNDPDFFTRMKPKGVWAELFRSRFRLAATRLGITGPGNVLDCAQFRRPALDGQLSLL